In Spirosoma pollinicola, the genomic window GCAAGCTTATCTGGCTAGGACAGCCAACCGATCCGGCTACGGGCAAACCCAGAACTGACGTCAAAAACGCCGATCTATCGAAGCGGACTCGGCCATTAATGAACATGCTTCTCATGTACAACTTCAAGTATGATGGCGGTAATGTTTGGAGTGATGGCAAAATTTACAACCCCGAAGATGGCAAAGAGTACAACTGTAAAATGACCCTCAAAGACCCGAATACGCTCGATGTACGGGGCTATGTCGGCATTTCCCTTTTCGGCAAAACACAGACCTGGACGAGGATAAAGTAGGCCGTTTGACGTTTGTGGTTAACCAATTAATACCATCAACCTATGCAAACGATTATTATCGGTGCAGGACCGGCGGGACTGGCTATGGCGGGCCAATTAGCCCATCGAAAACAGCCGTTTACGGTGCTTGAAGCCAGCGAACACATTGGCCTTTCCTGGCGAAACCACTACGACCGGCTCCACCTGCATACGGTAAAAGAGTACTCGGCACTCCCCTATTTCCCTTTTCCAGCCGATTACCCTACCTACATATCGCGTTTGCAGTTTGTCGAATACCTCGAACGATACGCCGAACACGTTGGTATTAAGCCTGTATTCAATCAAAAAGTTGTTAGCATTCAGCAAAATCCGACCGATAAAACATGGCAGGTGCAAACAGAAACGGATCTGTTCATTGCCGAACGTGTTGTTGTCGCAACGGGCTATAACCGGGTTCCTAACCAGCCAGAGTTACCCGGTCAGCGCGATTTCAGGGGTATTGTCTGGCATAGCTACGAGTACCGAAATGGGTCGCCGTTCCGTAATGAAAACGTGCTGGTCGTAGGTATGGGCAACACCGGGGCCGAACTGGCACTCGACCTGCTGGAGAATAACGCCAGACCCTTTATTTCCATTAGGGGCCCGGTCAATATTGTCAGGCGGGATACATTTGGCCGACCGGCTCAACCCACGGCCATTTTTCTGAGCAAATTCCCTAACTGGTTTTACGACTTCATGGCGGG contains:
- a CDS encoding DUF2147 domain-containing protein, which encodes MKTIRYLLPLFSILISLTAFAPVDDSEAVVGTWLNGTKKGHVQIYKQGGTYFGKLIWLGQPTDPATGKPRTDVKNADLSKRTRPLMNMLLMYNFKYDGGNVWSDGKIYNPEDGKEYNCKMTLKDPNTLDVRGYVGISLFGKTQTWTRIK
- a CDS encoding flavin-containing monooxygenase, producing MQTIIIGAGPAGLAMAGQLAHRKQPFTVLEASEHIGLSWRNHYDRLHLHTVKEYSALPYFPFPADYPTYISRLQFVEYLERYAEHVGIKPVFNQKVVSIQQNPTDKTWQVQTETDLFIAERVVVATGYNRVPNQPELPGQRDFRGIVWHSYEYRNGSPFRNENVLVVGMGNTGAELALDLLENNARPFISIRGPVNIVRRDTFGRPAQPTAIFLSKFPNWFYDFMAGLSQRFSVGDVSAYGLGKPKHSPSYDTRRGKISVIDVGTLDQIKAGNITVLPGINRINKKTVTFTDGRELPFDAIILATGYRPGMSAILGDALSAKVLNERGYPKKLWFNGDDLQGIYFLGFSIPLTGVLYHLNLDSERVANHIAKNNFVTP